A stretch of the Methanofervidicoccus abyssi genome encodes the following:
- a CDS encoding DUF531 domain-containing protein gives MVIKRMTLILYNSYDKRRWHEAHKRAIARAAPVCYAFNCNLAIMDFPCTKEDIKSIETTIGESGEYLKKLIESNRFNIVDSYQPQFGIPIATTSKPNDKKSITPEEVAQLLFKKPCGLYIGLGRRGLPREVFEFCKYHLDITKRRISLETCTAIGIIPAVIDTYIDMFKKVR, from the coding sequence ATGGTTATAAAGAGAATGACTCTAATACTCTATAACTCTTATGATAAGAGAAGGTGGCACGAGGCTCATAAAAGGGCTATAGCCAGAGCAGCACCTGTATGTTATGCTTTCAATTGCAACCTTGCAATTATGGACTTTCCCTGTACTAAGGAGGATATAAAATCCATAGAAACTACAATTGGAGAATCTGGAGAGTATCTGAAAAAGTTAATTGAGAGCAACAGATTTAATATAGTGGATAGTTATCAACCCCAATTCGGAATACCTATTGCGACAACATCAAAACCAAATGATAAAAAGTCTATAACACCTGAGGAAGTAGCGCAACTACTATTTAAAAAACCCTGTGGATTGTATATCGGTCTTGGAAGGCGCGGATTACCACGGGAGGTATTTGAGTTCTGTAAATATCATTTGGATATAACTAAGAGGAGAATTTCTCTGGAAACCTGTACTGCTATAGGAATAATACCTGCTGTAATAGATACATATATAGACATGTTTAAAAAAGTTAGATAA
- a CDS encoding NAD+ synthase, whose protein sequence is MKNVEKTVEKLTHFIKNVVKKAGARGVVVGLSGGIDSSVVATLCVKALGRDKVLGVIMPERDSDPKDIEHAKMIAEKLGIRYILSDITDILRAFGAGGYIPTREFDKIADGNLKARIRMCILYYFANRRKLLVAGTSNKSELYMGYGTKYGDLGSDFLVIGNLFKTEVRELAKYLGIPQEIINKPPSAGLWKGQRDEEELGITYEVLDRILERIEKGEDKEKISKNLNVPLFQVEEILNRIEANRHKLGPIFPPK, encoded by the coding sequence ATGAAAAATGTAGAAAAAACTGTTGAAAAATTAACGCACTTTATAAAGAATGTTGTAAAAAAAGCCGGGGCCAGGGGGGTTGTTGTGGGGTTGAGTGGAGGGATAGACAGTTCTGTCGTGGCTACACTATGTGTAAAGGCTCTTGGGAGGGATAAAGTATTGGGAGTTATAATGCCTGAGAGGGACTCAGACCCTAAGGATATAGAACATGCTAAGATGATTGCAGAAAAACTCGGTATAAGGTATATACTATCAGATATCACAGATATACTAAGGGCATTTGGAGCAGGTGGTTATATCCCCACAAGGGAGTTTGATAAGATAGCAGATGGAAACCTGAAGGCCAGGATAAGGATGTGTATTCTTTATTACTTTGCAAATAGGAGAAAGCTTCTTGTTGCCGGCACCTCCAACAAATCAGAACTCTATATGGGGTATGGAACGAAGTATGGGGACTTAGGTAGCGACTTTCTCGTTATAGGTAACCTCTTTAAGACTGAAGTTAGAGAGTTGGCAAAGTATTTAGGAATACCTCAGGAGATAATAAATAAGCCTCCATCAGCAGGACTTTGGAAGGGACAGAGAGATGAAGAAGAGTTAGGAATAACCTACGAAGTGTTAGATAGAATACTCGAAAGGATAGAGAAGGGGGAAGACAAGGAGAAGATATCCAAGAATTTAAATGTTCCACTATTTCAAGTGGAGGAGATACTAAATAGAATAGAGGCCAACAGGCACAAGTTAGGTCCAATATTTCCTCCAAAGTAA
- a CDS encoding radical SAM protein — protein sequence MDPLEVMENSIKAYKLTTKYHGNFVDLKRALFLGWYCNLKDPCKFCYMSTQKNKIKDPKSARRRLEGILAEAILMKRIGWKLEFISGGYGYTPKELNRILELVAYLQKSKQYLNVGIIDFEKLNLDLVEGIVGAVETVNEDLHRYLCPQKPLDKTKDMLLKAKEYGLKTGITIILGLGEKEKDIDKLLDLIEELDLDRITFYSLNPQKNTIFENRSSITTLEYMNWISTVRLNFPKIEIITGTWVDKLSNIGPLIMSGSNTITKFPLFSIYGKKEGITVEKEIRSTGRLLLGTFSDIEVLKGNKKLENTPYVDEEIVISEENMKLLESLRDAINKKIEEYISKILKRIRS from the coding sequence ATGGACCCTTTAGAAGTTATGGAGAACTCTATCAAAGCTTATAAACTAACTACTAAGTACCATGGAAATTTCGTCGATTTAAAAAGGGCACTCTTCTTAGGGTGGTACTGTAATCTCAAGGATCCCTGTAAGTTCTGCTACATGTCCACCCAGAAAAATAAAATAAAGGATCCTAAATCTGCCAGGAGAAGATTGGAGGGCATACTTGCAGAGGCAATACTTATGAAGAGGATAGGCTGGAAGTTGGAGTTCATCTCTGGAGGTTATGGATATACACCTAAGGAGTTAAACAGGATATTGGAGTTAGTTGCATACCTCCAAAAGTCTAAACAGTATTTAAATGTGGGCATTATAGATTTCGAGAAGTTGAACTTAGATCTGGTAGAGGGTATTGTTGGAGCAGTGGAGACTGTAAATGAGGATCTCCATAGATATCTCTGTCCCCAGAAACCTCTGGATAAAACAAAGGACATGCTATTGAAGGCTAAAGAGTACGGCTTAAAGACAGGTATAACTATCATACTTGGTTTAGGAGAGAAGGAGAAGGATATTGATAAACTACTAGACTTAATAGAGGAGTTGGACCTAGACAGGATAACCTTCTACTCCTTAAATCCCCAGAAAAACACTATATTTGAAAACAGAAGTTCCATCACTACCTTGGAGTACATGAATTGGATTTCCACTGTGAGACTTAACTTTCCAAAGATAGAGATAATCACAGGTACTTGGGTAGATAAACTTAGTAACATAGGCCCATTGATAATGAGTGGCTCCAATACCATAACCAAGTTTCCCCTCTTCAGTATCTACGGAAAAAAGGAAGGTATTACAGTGGAAAAGGAAATAAGATCAACAGGTAGGTTGTTGTTGGGTACTTTCTCTGATATAGAAGTTCTAAAGGGGAATAAGAAACTTGAGAATACACCTTACGTAGATGAAGAGATTGTTATCAGCGAAGAGAATATGAAACTCTTGGAATCTCTAAGGGATGCCATTAACAAGAAAATAGAGGAGTATATATCAAAGATTTTAAAAAGGATTAGGAGTTAA
- a CDS encoding PRC-barrel domain-containing protein yields MAIKVSEILNKKIYTTKGYYVGEVYDAMIDTEKAVVSGIVVSDVYKGCLKDKVDDPSKKVVIPYRVVESIGNIVLVKLSKK; encoded by the coding sequence ATGGCAATTAAAGTTAGTGAAATCCTGAATAAAAAGATATACACTACAAAGGGTTACTACGTTGGAGAAGTCTACGACGCCATGATAGATACTGAAAAGGCTGTAGTGAGTGGTATAGTGGTAAGTGATGTCTACAAGGGATGTTTAAAAGATAAGGTAGATGACCCCTCTAAGAAGGTTGTTATACCCTATAGAGTTGTAGAGTCTATAGGAAATATAGTCTTAGTAAAATTGTCAAAAAAATGA
- a CDS encoding V-type ATP synthase subunit E family protein, giving the protein MGVDEIVSKILEDANKEAEKIKEDAQVEASKILDDARKEAEKRKNEILKKGEKEAEMVKNRIIAEAKLKVRKKMLIKREELIEKAIKKLREDLIKLPEKEEYNTLLLKLIIEGIVAIGEEEVFIDLNKRDYEIINSKIMWTIESEMGKLLNKSVIVRKGNIVDIVGGCIVKSKNGSKICDNSLEAVFERNLENIKEKIAELLF; this is encoded by the coding sequence ATGGGTGTAGATGAAATAGTATCTAAGATACTGGAGGATGCCAATAAGGAAGCTGAGAAGATAAAAGAGGATGCCCAAGTAGAGGCCAGTAAAATATTAGATGATGCCAGAAAGGAAGCAGAAAAGAGAAAAAATGAAATACTTAAGAAGGGAGAGAAAGAGGCTGAAATGGTAAAAAACAGGATTATTGCAGAGGCTAAGTTAAAAGTTAGGAAAAAAATGCTGATAAAAAGAGAAGAGTTAATTGAGAAAGCTATAAAAAAGTTAAGGGAAGATTTAATAAAATTACCAGAAAAGGAGGAATACAACACACTACTCCTTAAATTAATAATTGAAGGTATTGTTGCTATTGGAGAGGAAGAAGTTTTCATAGATCTCAATAAGAGGGATTACGAAATCATAAATAGCAAGATTATGTGGACTATAGAGAGTGAGATGGGGAAATTACTGAACAAATCAGTTATTGTTAGAAAAGGAAACATCGTTGATATAGTAGGAGGATGTATTGTAAAATCCAAAAATGGTTCTAAAATCTGTGATAATAGTTTAGAAGCAGTATTTGAAAGAAACTTAGAGAATATCAAGGAAAAAATTGCAGAGTTGCTGTTCTAA
- the ahaH gene encoding ATP synthase archaeal subunit H, translating to MTVIEAVKKIKHAEKEAIEIIENAKKEAERIKLDAIEKGKKIIEEAEEEAHKKVEELIQRSEEIAKKEAENIIETGESEIYKMESIAKVKILSLKLEDVLDIFKV from the coding sequence GTGACTGTGATAGAAGCTGTTAAAAAAATAAAACATGCGGAAAAGGAAGCCATTGAGATAATAGAGAATGCAAAAAAAGAGGCAGAAAGGATAAAGTTAGATGCCATAGAGAAAGGTAAAAAGATTATAGAAGAGGCTGAGGAAGAGGCCCACAAAAAAGTGGAAGAGTTAATCCAAAGGAGTGAAGAAATAGCTAAAAAAGAAGCAGAAAATATTATAGAAACTGGAGAGAGTGAAATATACAAAATGGAGTCCATTGCCAAGGTAAAAATACTCTCCTTGAAGTTAGAGGATGTGTTAGATATTTTCAAAGTTTAA
- a CDS encoding V-type ATP synthase subunit I yields MRPARMRKLRAVILDEKIDNVVRELHEEGLIELCDLTPKLEDPEWADLLSPSTPAPYIRDVSALLIKTNRFLDLFDSIKSEDKKGLKELLNPTLPPKKKIPFSSADEIVSYGKSLLENVEADVKELADRLNELEGRINYLQQLRKYIEHLIDLDIDLEYVRSGPYTYIVVGLVPEDKISQLKNRIFSITNNFSEIIEGKPVITSENEKKVVVILATLKEYRDSVSGELRRSGFERIDVSNLKGTPKENLEKIDKEIRECKKEKEDILNRLREMANKWYRELLVLHELLEIEKERAESYTYYGRTERTYMLEGWVPEKYVDRVKATIERASQGYGVVEIVEPDEPEEKIPVMLDNPKPVKPFEMLTEMFAPPKYNEVDPTMLIVPGFLMFYGIMLTDAVYGLLLTILGLFIWKKLGKVSKGAYNIGYILTLAGIATVIAGIITGGYLGDFLKQFLGFDIYKTPLALVNPLGDSFYIGESNPLFNLGSVSVNNGPIAILLFSIVVGIIHLFIGLVIGFKENLKKKGFKEAFLNQGIWLFLIITLAVGIITNTPYLIGGAVVVVILLCMIKGYMSGGILDAALGAMDITGFLGNVLSYARLLALCLATGGLAMAVNIMAKLLGESIPVVGILLAVIMLLIGHTFNFVMNGLGAFIHSLRLHYVEFFGQFYEGGGKKFCPFKAKREYTTVN; encoded by the coding sequence GTGAGACCTGCAAGGATGAGGAAACTGAGGGCGGTGATTTTAGATGAGAAGATAGATAATGTTGTAAGAGAACTTCATGAAGAGGGGTTAATAGAACTCTGTGATTTAACTCCGAAGTTGGAAGATCCAGAATGGGCTGATTTACTATCCCCTTCAACACCTGCACCTTATATAAGGGATGTTTCAGCGTTGTTAATTAAAACTAACAGGTTTTTAGATCTCTTTGACAGTATTAAATCTGAAGATAAAAAGGGATTGAAGGAGTTATTGAATCCAACCCTACCACCAAAAAAGAAGATTCCATTCTCTTCGGCAGATGAGATAGTATCTTATGGTAAGTCTCTGTTAGAAAATGTAGAGGCAGATGTAAAAGAGTTGGCAGATAGGCTAAACGAGTTGGAAGGTAGAATTAACTACCTACAACAGTTAAGGAAGTATATAGAGCATCTGATAGATCTCGATATAGATCTGGAGTATGTCAGGAGTGGTCCTTATACTTATATAGTTGTAGGTTTAGTACCTGAAGATAAGATATCCCAATTAAAGAATAGAATATTCTCCATTACAAACAACTTCTCTGAAATTATAGAGGGTAAGCCTGTTATCACCAGTGAAAATGAGAAAAAGGTTGTTGTTATACTCGCCACATTGAAGGAGTATAGAGACAGTGTAAGTGGAGAGTTGAGGAGAAGTGGATTTGAAAGGATAGATGTATCTAACTTAAAAGGTACTCCAAAAGAAAACTTGGAAAAGATTGATAAGGAAATAAGAGAGTGTAAGAAAGAAAAAGAGGACATTTTGAATAGATTAAGAGAGATGGCTAATAAATGGTACAGGGAACTCTTAGTATTACATGAACTATTGGAGATCGAGAAGGAGAGGGCAGAGTCCTATACCTATTACGGCAGAACTGAGAGAACCTACATGTTGGAAGGATGGGTACCTGAGAAGTACGTAGATAGGGTTAAGGCTACCATAGAGAGGGCTTCCCAAGGTTATGGAGTTGTGGAGATAGTGGAACCTGATGAACCTGAAGAAAAGATACCTGTAATGCTTGACAATCCAAAACCTGTAAAACCCTTTGAGATGCTTACTGAGATGTTTGCACCTCCAAAGTACAACGAAGTAGATCCTACTATGCTAATAGTCCCTGGATTTTTAATGTTCTACGGTATTATGCTCACTGATGCTGTATATGGATTGTTACTAACAATACTTGGATTATTTATCTGGAAAAAACTTGGTAAAGTAAGTAAAGGGGCCTATAATATAGGTTATATACTAACTTTGGCTGGTATAGCAACAGTTATTGCTGGTATTATAACTGGGGGATATCTGGGAGACTTCCTGAAACAGTTCTTAGGATTTGACATATACAAAACTCCACTTGCACTAGTGAACCCTCTTGGTGATAGTTTCTATATTGGAGAGTCTAATCCACTCTTCAATCTTGGAAGTGTATCTGTAAATAACGGCCCAATTGCGATACTCTTATTTTCTATAGTTGTGGGGATAATACACCTCTTTATAGGATTAGTAATAGGGTTTAAGGAGAATCTTAAGAAAAAAGGATTTAAGGAGGCCTTTTTAAATCAGGGAATTTGGCTCTTTCTGATAATAACCTTGGCTGTAGGTATTATTACCAATACACCATACCTAATAGGTGGTGCTGTAGTGGTTGTAATACTCCTGTGTATGATCAAAGGGTATATGAGTGGGGGAATACTGGATGCAGCTTTAGGAGCTATGGATATTACAGGATTCTTAGGTAATGTACTCTCCTATGCCAGGCTTTTAGCTCTCTGTCTGGCTACTGGGGGTCTTGCAATGGCAGTAAATATAATGGCTAAGTTGCTTGGAGAAAGTATCCCAGTAGTCGGGATACTTCTGGCAGTGATAATGCTGCTAATTGGACATACCTTTAACTTTGTAATGAACGGCCTTGGGGCCTTTATACACTCTCTGAGGTTACATTACGTAGAGTTCTTTGGACAGTTCTACGAAGGTGGTGGTAAGAAATTCTGTCCTTTCAAGGCTAAAAGGGAGTATACTACAGTTAATTAA
- a CDS encoding 30S ribosomal protein S3ae: protein MVRMKARTTTRGKKIAKDTWKTKVWYNIYTPQAFGGVLIGQTPANDPAKVIGRVAEVSLQDLINDPAKHMIRMYFKINGVSGNNATTQFIGHDTTREYIKSLVRRRMSKVTTIIDVRTKDNYKIRVKAMVLTAYRARDRHKTDIRKKTEEIIRETAKNSTFPEFVQAMLLDELNTKIYEECKKIFPIKKVEIYKSEVLEFGETSVASGEENKMLEEKKEE from the coding sequence ATGGTAAGGATGAAAGCTAGGACTACTACCAGGGGAAAAAAGATTGCTAAGGATACTTGGAAAACAAAGGTGTGGTATAATATATATACACCTCAGGCCTTTGGAGGTGTTCTGATAGGACAGACTCCAGCAAACGATCCTGCAAAGGTAATTGGGAGGGTAGCAGAGGTTAGTTTACAGGATCTCATAAATGATCCTGCCAAACATATGATAAGGATGTACTTTAAGATAAATGGGGTTAGTGGAAACAACGCTACAACACAATTCATAGGCCATGATACAACGAGGGAGTATATAAAATCCCTGGTAAGGAGGAGGATGAGTAAGGTAACAACAATTATAGATGTAAGAACAAAGGATAACTACAAGATAAGGGTAAAGGCAATGGTATTAACTGCGTACAGGGCAAGAGATCGCCATAAAACCGATATTAGAAAGAAAACAGAAGAGATCATTAGAGAAACTGCAAAGAATTCAACATTCCCAGAATTTGTTCAGGCCATGCTCTTAGATGAGTTAAATACAAAGATATATGAAGAATGTAAAAAGATATTCCCAATTAAAAAAGTAGAGATTTACAAGTCTGAGGTTTTAGAGTTTGGTGAAACATCGGTGGCATCCGGAGAAGAAAACAAAATGCTAGAGGAGAAAAAAGAGGAGTGA
- a CDS encoding nascent polypeptide-associated complex protein, protein MFPGKMSPRMIKQMQKMMKEMGMETEELKALKVTIELEDKILIFEKPKVQVMDMFGNKTYTISGKVKKIKKEEDIKDEEVKLEITEEDIQLVMNQCNVSREEALKALEECNGDIAEAILRLGG, encoded by the coding sequence ATGTTTCCTGGAAAGATGAGTCCAAGAATGATAAAACAGATGCAGAAGATGATGAAAGAAATGGGTATGGAAACTGAGGAATTAAAGGCTTTAAAGGTAACCATTGAATTGGAGGATAAAATCTTGATCTTTGAGAAACCTAAGGTTCAAGTAATGGACATGTTTGGAAATAAAACATACACTATTTCTGGGAAAGTTAAAAAGATAAAAAAAGAGGAAGATATAAAGGACGAAGAAGTTAAGTTGGAGATAACTGAGGAGGATATCCAGTTGGTTATGAATCAGTGTAACGTTTCAAGAGAGGAAGCTCTTAAGGCACTTGAGGAGTGTAACGGAGATATAGCAGAGGCTATACTGAGATTAGGTGGATAA
- a CDS encoding V-type ATP synthase subunit K (produces ATP from ADP in the presence of a proton gradient across the membrane; the K subunit is a nonenzymatic component which binds the dimeric form by interacting with the G and E subunits): MVFENPLLLGAIGAGLAVGIAGLGSGIGAGIAGASGAGVIAEDPSKFGTAIVFQALPQTQGLYGFLVAILILFVFKSAPEWAMVGAGIATGLAGLSAIGQGIASSAGLGAVAEDDKIFGKAMVFSVLPETQAIYGLLVAILLLVGVFGNSPGATTIAALGAGLAVGFAGLSGIGQGITAAGAIGATARDPDAMGKGLVLAVMPETFAIFGLLIAILIMLGMMF, translated from the coding sequence ATGGTATTTGAGAATCCACTACTACTTGGAGCCATAGGTGCAGGATTGGCAGTTGGTATTGCAGGATTAGGTTCAGGTATTGGAGCAGGTATTGCTGGAGCAAGTGGTGCAGGAGTAATTGCAGAAGATCCTTCGAAGTTTGGTACAGCCATAGTATTTCAGGCATTGCCTCAGACACAGGGATTATATGGGTTCCTCGTCGCTATCCTTATACTCTTTGTATTTAAAAGTGCTCCAGAATGGGCTATGGTAGGTGCAGGAATAGCTACAGGTTTAGCAGGTCTATCGGCAATTGGACAGGGCATAGCCTCTTCGGCAGGGTTAGGTGCAGTGGCAGAAGACGACAAGATATTTGGTAAGGCGATGGTCTTCTCAGTACTTCCTGAAACTCAGGCAATCTACGGTTTGTTAGTAGCTATTCTCCTGTTAGTAGGAGTCTTTGGAAACAGTCCTGGAGCAACTACAATAGCAGCTTTAGGTGCAGGTTTGGCAGTAGGGTTTGCAGGTCTCTCAGGTATTGGACAGGGTATTACAGCTGCAGGTGCTATCGGGGCAACTGCTAGGGATCCAGATGCAATGGGTAAAGGCCTTGTTTTAGCAGTTATGCCAGAAACCTTCGCTATCTTTGGTCTATTGATAGCAATACTAATAATGCTTGGAATGATGTTTTAA
- the guaB gene encoding IMP dehydrogenase, translating into MFLEKIYGAKMAYTFDDVLLVPNASYVEPKDTDTSTDLAGLKLNIPIVSAAMDTVTEKEMAIALARKGGLGVIHRNMSIKEQVSQVISVKKAEDIIIRDVITISQDSNIGDAKKIMELYSIGGLPVVDENNKLVGIVTTRDIKYIQEDNIPVKEVMTKDVVYSDENITHEEAMSIMYENRIERLPIVDEGNRIIGMITLRDILKRKQYPEAARDKDGRLLVSAACGPHDLKRAEALIDAGVDAITIDCAHAHNMRVVEAIGKIKRLIEKKDKNTVLIVGNIATKEAARDLIDAGADVLKVGIGPGSICTTRIVAGVGIPQLTAIAEVAEVAKDDEVPIIADGGIKYSGDIAKAIAAGADAVMLGGLLAGTDEAPGQLITINGRKYKQYRGMGSLGAMMGGVGAGADRYFQSKSHMKHVKLVPEGVEGAVPYKGPVSEVIFQLVGGLKSSMGYCGARNIRELKEKGRFVIITQSGQRESHPHDILITNEAPNYPINRF; encoded by the coding sequence TTGTTCTTAGAGAAGATATACGGGGCAAAAATGGCCTACACCTTTGACGATGTTTTACTTGTACCTAATGCTTCATACGTAGAACCAAAGGATACAGATACCTCTACAGATCTTGCAGGTTTGAAGTTGAATATACCTATCGTCTCGGCTGCAATGGACACTGTAACCGAGAAGGAAATGGCAATTGCCCTAGCGAGGAAAGGAGGTCTTGGTGTAATCCACAGAAACATGTCTATAAAGGAACAGGTGAGTCAGGTAATATCAGTTAAAAAGGCTGAAGATATTATTATCAGAGATGTTATTACAATATCCCAAGACAGTAACATAGGAGATGCTAAAAAGATCATGGAGTTGTACTCTATTGGAGGACTGCCTGTGGTGGATGAAAACAACAAACTGGTGGGTATAGTTACTACAAGGGATATTAAATATATACAGGAGGACAACATCCCAGTTAAAGAGGTGATGACTAAAGATGTTGTCTACAGTGACGAAAATATCACACATGAAGAGGCAATGAGTATCATGTACGAGAACAGAATAGAAAGACTACCTATTGTAGATGAGGGCAACAGGATAATAGGAATGATAACACTGAGGGACATCTTGAAAAGGAAACAGTATCCAGAGGCTGCCAGGGATAAAGATGGAAGACTGTTGGTATCTGCAGCCTGTGGCCCACATGACTTAAAGAGAGCAGAAGCCCTTATAGATGCTGGAGTAGACGCCATAACTATAGATTGTGCACATGCCCATAACATGAGGGTGGTAGAGGCTATAGGTAAGATTAAAAGATTGATAGAGAAAAAAGATAAGAACACTGTATTGATTGTAGGAAATATAGCAACTAAGGAAGCTGCAAGGGATCTTATAGATGCTGGGGCAGATGTTCTCAAGGTAGGTATAGGGCCTGGAAGTATATGTACTACAAGGATAGTGGCAGGTGTGGGGATTCCCCAGTTAACTGCGATTGCAGAGGTTGCAGAGGTTGCAAAGGATGACGAAGTACCGATAATTGCAGATGGAGGTATAAAGTACAGTGGAGATATAGCCAAGGCAATTGCCGCTGGAGCGGATGCTGTAATGTTGGGGGGTTTACTTGCAGGGACAGATGAGGCACCGGGACAGTTGATAACTATAAACGGTAGAAAGTATAAGCAGTATAGAGGTATGGGATCCCTCGGTGCTATGATGGGAGGTGTAGGTGCAGGGGCAGATAGATACTTCCAGAGTAAGAGTCACATGAAACATGTAAAGTTGGTGCCAGAAGGTGTTGAGGGAGCAGTACCTTACAAGGGACCTGTAAGTGAGGTTATATTCCAACTTGTAGGAGGCCTGAAATCTTCTATGGGATACTGCGGAGCGAGGAATATAAGGGAGTTGAAAGAAAAGGGGAGGTTTGTCATAATAACTCAAAGTGGCCAGAGGGAGAGTCATCCTCATGATATACTTATAACCAACGAGGCTCCAAACTATCCAATTAACAGATTCTAA
- a CDS encoding HVO_0476 family zinc finger protein: MGDESEEILSFQCPLCGDITPHRVIKRQESKRHIKLKVKCLDCGYIWEMERTIKLKDVKVIISRYGKSEKKVIQMPIEEVLKVGDVINIEGEDLEITSIEGKRRIHSLKVGDIGTIWTKSLSIPKKVGISINDGRKTYSVNVLVPQDYVFDSRYIYRVGEGFFKIKMIKTEKGTSKREIARNIKRIYAQPTKPFKNYVDLTEYLL; this comes from the coding sequence ATGGGGGATGAAAGTGAGGAAATCCTCTCTTTCCAATGTCCTCTCTGTGGCGATATTACTCCCCATAGAGTTATAAAGAGGCAGGAATCTAAGAGACATATAAAGTTAAAGGTAAAATGTTTAGACTGTGGCTATATATGGGAGATGGAAAGAACTATCAAGTTGAAGGATGTAAAGGTAATAATCAGCAGGTATGGAAAATCTGAAAAAAAAGTTATCCAAATGCCTATTGAAGAAGTATTAAAGGTTGGAGACGTGATTAACATAGAGGGGGAGGATTTGGAGATAACGAGCATAGAAGGTAAGAGGCGAATCCACTCTTTAAAGGTTGGAGATATAGGGACTATATGGACAAAATCTTTAAGTATTCCTAAAAAGGTAGGTATATCTATCAACGATGGAAGAAAGACATACTCTGTAAATGTACTCGTTCCCCAAGATTATGTATTTGATAGCAGATATATTTACCGTGTTGGGGAGGGTTTCTTTAAAATAAAAATGATAAAGACAGAGAAAGGAACCTCTAAGAGGGAGATTGCAAGGAATATAAAGAGAATATACGCCCAACCTACAAAACCTTTTAAGAACTATGTGGATCTAACTGAATATCTATTATGA
- the rpsB gene encoding 30S ribosomal protein S2: MTEENMLVTLDTYLAAGVHIGTMQKTEDMKRFIYRVRSDGLYVLDVRKTDERIRLASKFLARYEPEDILAVSRRIYSMGPLKKFGEVTGITTVAGRFIPGTLTNPVTKSFMEPEILFLSDPRVDRQALKEAIEVGIPIVGMCDTEHLTSFIDFVIPTNNKGRKAVALIYYLMAREYLKNKGIIGEEVPFTYEEFLERAMNVKIRIIPQQFQKGRRRKRRKK; this comes from the coding sequence ATGACAGAAGAGAACATGCTGGTAACCTTAGATACCTACTTAGCTGCAGGAGTACATATAGGTACCATGCAGAAAACAGAAGACATGAAGAGGTTCATCTACAGGGTAAGATCTGATGGACTCTATGTGTTAGATGTTAGAAAGACTGATGAGAGAATAAGACTGGCAAGTAAGTTCCTGGCAAGGTATGAACCTGAGGATATCCTAGCTGTTTCAAGGAGGATATACTCCATGGGTCCATTAAAGAAATTTGGAGAAGTAACAGGTATAACAACAGTTGCAGGAAGGTTTATACCAGGTACCTTAACCAACCCTGTAACTAAGAGTTTCATGGAACCTGAAATACTCTTCCTCAGTGATCCGAGAGTAGATAGACAGGCACTGAAGGAAGCTATTGAAGTAGGCATTCCTATTGTAGGTATGTGTGATACAGAACATCTAACGTCCTTTATAGACTTTGTAATTCCGACAAACAATAAGGGTAGAAAGGCAGTTGCCCTAATCTACTATCTCATGGCTAGGGAGTATTTAAAAAATAAGGGTATAATTGGAGAGGAAGTGCCCTTTACCTACGAGGAGTTCTTAGAGAGGGCAATGAACGTTAAGATAAGAATTATACCACAACAGTTCCAGAAGGGAAGGAGGAGAAAAAGGAGGAAAAAATAA